The proteins below come from a single Treponema phagedenis genomic window:
- a CDS encoding methyl-accepting chemotaxis protein, whose protein sequence is MFNEKKQFGLQLKLIISFIALAVFSLLFFAVIVYSKNLGFFKEQLQYSANVYLKNIDKLLTKYFSGIEYTINTFTSLDTIRSHSADITSYKDLKTAAGISKMQPKKGSYEDSVFRICEQFKITNPFFIGVAFATEHNGGFIQYPPVDRKDGYDSRTRSWYKMGKTNIGKVSSLDAYQTSAGKKVITIVKSVQNSSGQFKGVATFDIDLNDLSLLFKNEGEEDIKIILADKKGTVVINNIDSEAIFKSVSELGIDELKNYTYTDAISFDKVINGISYSVITKPIHAGLVDMGSIILIPKTNFIANIKNLQRVFLFALGVSFVITAVISSFTSKHITKPLREVAELLKNISEGEGNLTVSLNMRGSDEIAVLAQSFDKTMAKIRAVITSVSDECKNLRSVGENLSANVIETANAVEQISSNINEVKNKTEGQTDSAANTSLSVTEIIKTMQELDNSIENQSSGVSESFSAIEEMIANIRSIGTILEENNIVIEELYKNVTTGTEDAGKANTIALQIAEKSDALMQANAVIQNISAQTNLLAMNAAIEAAHAGAAGKGFAVVASEIRKLAEDANTQGKQIGALLKESTEIIGDLTGAVKTAELIFTQVYNLTGKILDRESAVLSAMHEQEVGSREVLSAIRDINKVTADVKLYVKKVLSEGDQISNEMHKLNDLTQVIASSIHEMAAGTGQITESVNDVRTITQSNQNCIQILTAEVNKFKI, encoded by the coding sequence ATGTTTAATGAAAAAAAGCAATTCGGATTGCAATTAAAACTAATTATTAGTTTTATAGCACTTGCAGTTTTCTCTCTGTTATTTTTTGCGGTAATCGTCTATTCAAAAAATTTGGGATTTTTTAAAGAACAGTTACAATATTCCGCAAATGTGTATTTAAAAAACATTGATAAGCTTTTAACAAAATATTTTTCAGGAATTGAATATACGATAAATACTTTCACCTCCTTAGATACTATCCGCTCTCATTCTGCTGATATTACTTCATACAAGGATTTAAAAACCGCTGCGGGAATTTCAAAGATGCAGCCCAAAAAGGGAAGTTATGAAGATTCGGTATTTAGAATCTGTGAACAATTCAAAATAACAAATCCGTTTTTTATCGGGGTTGCTTTTGCAACGGAACATAATGGCGGTTTTATACAGTATCCGCCGGTTGACAGAAAAGACGGGTACGATTCCAGAACCAGAAGCTGGTATAAAATGGGAAAAACAAATATTGGAAAAGTTTCATCGCTTGACGCGTATCAAACCTCTGCAGGCAAAAAAGTTATCACAATCGTAAAGAGCGTACAAAATAGCAGTGGACAATTTAAAGGAGTTGCAACCTTTGACATTGATTTAAATGATTTGTCTCTTCTATTTAAAAACGAAGGGGAAGAAGATATCAAAATTATTTTGGCAGATAAAAAAGGAACCGTAGTAATTAACAATATTGATTCCGAAGCAATATTTAAATCAGTATCTGAACTTGGAATTGATGAGTTAAAAAACTATACTTATACTGATGCGATCAGTTTTGATAAAGTAATAAACGGCATATCCTATTCTGTCATTACTAAACCGATACATGCGGGACTTGTTGACATGGGGAGTATTATCTTAATTCCTAAAACTAATTTTATAGCAAATATTAAAAACTTGCAAAGAGTCTTTTTATTTGCACTTGGGGTATCGTTTGTAATTACAGCAGTAATTTCCAGTTTTACCAGCAAGCATATAACAAAACCGCTGCGCGAGGTTGCCGAGCTTTTAAAAAATATTTCCGAAGGAGAGGGTAACTTAACTGTTTCGCTCAATATGCGCGGCAGTGATGAGATTGCCGTGCTTGCACAATCCTTTGATAAGACAATGGCAAAGATTAGAGCGGTAATTACTTCTGTTTCAGATGAATGTAAGAATTTACGTTCGGTTGGAGAAAACCTTTCTGCCAATGTAATTGAAACAGCAAATGCTGTTGAACAGATAAGCTCAAATATCAATGAGGTTAAAAATAAAACGGAAGGGCAAACCGACAGCGCGGCGAACACATCCTTATCGGTAACTGAAATTATTAAAACTATGCAAGAGCTGGATAACAGTATTGAAAATCAATCATCCGGTGTAAGCGAATCTTTTTCGGCAATAGAAGAGATGATTGCAAATATTCGTTCAATAGGAACCATCCTTGAAGAAAATAATATTGTCATCGAGGAACTTTACAAAAATGTAACAACAGGAACTGAAGATGCCGGCAAAGCAAATACGATTGCTCTTCAAATTGCGGAAAAGTCTGATGCGCTTATGCAGGCGAATGCGGTAATTCAGAATATCTCTGCCCAAACAAACCTTCTTGCAATGAATGCGGCAATTGAAGCGGCGCATGCCGGCGCTGCGGGAAAAGGCTTTGCCGTTGTTGCAAGTGAAATACGAAAACTTGCCGAGGATGCGAATACGCAGGGAAAGCAGATCGGTGCATTATTAAAAGAATCTACCGAGATTATTGGCGATCTTACCGGTGCGGTAAAGACAGCGGAATTAATATTTACGCAAGTGTATAATCTTACGGGTAAAATTTTAGATCGTGAATCTGCAGTCCTTAGTGCAATGCATGAGCAAGAAGTTGGAAGCCGCGAAGTGCTTAGTGCTATTAGGGACATCAATAAGGTAACAGCCGATGTAAAGTTATATGTTAAAAAGGTGTTAAGCGAGGGTGATCAAATATCAAATGAAATGCACAAGTTAAATGATTTGACTCAGGTTATCGCAAGCAGCATACATGAGATGGCTGCCGGCACCGGTCAAATAACCGAATCAGTAAATGATGTAAGAACAATTACTCAGAGCAATCAAAACTGTATTCAAATTCTTACCGCTGAAGTAAACAAGTTTAAAATTTAA
- a CDS encoding sensor histidine kinase, translated as MKKLYFSAKIRIIILTSLTAMLAVYAAASFAVIHKLRIDATFFSLEQTARSFEKVFAENDSLTAKKITESIAAQKILRLTQIDSEGHVLLESEQYNSERENHANRPEVITALHGTIGREIRYSNTLKEYAAYLAIPINDGRSPKTVLRLSLPIPEIKKQVRYLVVLLASIGIVLVCFSILFSKYIASKVSKPIYSLIHTAKKWAQGNFDERIPEFFEPDFNMLSITMNQMAEKMGETLTSLIKLEAMRRDFVANVSHELRTPITLIKGFSENLLDDRYFKLPAPPVSNKESKEAALPDSKKEPAEKQNTDIKEMRNMLEIINKNADRMESIITDLLMLAKIENASASVREDFIPTDTAFLVQSIADKFKLQAAKKEIIIQTNTQEGLYAFASTGLIEMALSNLVDNAIKYSPAGAVVSIKTESKKKAVRFTVQNSGSTISEKDLPRIFERFYRADKARSRELGGTGLGLAIVKHIALIHGGRCSCISENGNTCFHLDISLCTDENEFNSFE; from the coding sequence ATGAAGAAGTTATACTTTTCAGCCAAGATACGCATTATTATACTTACCTCACTTACCGCAATGCTTGCCGTCTATGCGGCGGCTTCATTCGCAGTAATCCATAAGCTGCGCATTGATGCCACTTTTTTTTCACTTGAACAAACAGCCCGCTCGTTTGAAAAAGTATTTGCGGAAAATGATTCGCTAACCGCAAAAAAGATTACCGAATCCATTGCAGCCCAAAAGATTTTACGGCTTACACAGATAGACTCCGAAGGGCATGTTTTACTGGAGTCGGAGCAATACAATTCCGAAAGAGAAAATCACGCAAATCGTCCCGAAGTTATTACCGCCTTGCACGGAACCATCGGCAGAGAAATCAGATACTCAAATACGCTAAAAGAGTATGCGGCATATCTTGCAATCCCCATCAATGACGGAAGGTCGCCGAAAACTGTTTTACGATTATCTTTACCGATACCTGAAATAAAAAAACAAGTACGCTATTTGGTTGTATTGCTTGCAAGTATAGGTATTGTCTTAGTTTGTTTTTCAATCCTCTTTTCAAAATATATTGCATCAAAAGTTTCAAAGCCGATTTACTCGCTTATTCATACTGCAAAAAAATGGGCGCAAGGAAATTTTGATGAAAGAATTCCGGAATTCTTTGAACCGGATTTTAATATGCTCAGCATTACGATGAATCAAATGGCGGAAAAAATGGGAGAAACGCTTACCAGTTTAATTAAACTTGAAGCAATGCGCCGTGATTTTGTTGCAAACGTTTCACACGAACTGCGCACACCGATAACCCTTATCAAAGGATTTTCAGAAAATCTTTTAGACGATAGATATTTTAAATTGCCTGCACCACCTGTGAGTAATAAAGAATCAAAAGAGGCAGCGCTGCCGGATTCTAAAAAAGAACCAGCAGAAAAGCAAAACACCGATATCAAAGAAATGCGGAACATGCTCGAGATTATCAATAAAAATGCCGACAGAATGGAAAGTATTATCACCGATTTATTAATGCTGGCAAAAATTGAAAATGCAAGTGCTTCGGTACGGGAAGATTTTATTCCAACCGATACCGCTTTTTTAGTACAGAGCATTGCCGATAAATTTAAACTACAGGCAGCTAAAAAAGAAATTATAATTCAAACAAATACGCAAGAGGGTTTATACGCATTTGCTTCCACCGGACTTATTGAAATGGCCCTTTCAAATTTAGTTGATAATGCCATAAAGTATTCACCTGCCGGCGCCGTTGTCAGCATTAAAACCGAAAGCAAAAAAAAAGCAGTGCGCTTTACCGTTCAGAATTCCGGCTCAACCATTTCGGAAAAAGATTTACCGCGGATATTTGAACGCTTTTACCGAGCGGATAAGGCACGCAGTCGGGAGTTAGGCGGCACAGGACTCGGGCTTGCAATTGTAAAACACATTGCTTTAATACACGGCGGTCGATGCAGCTGTATAAGTGAAAACGGAAACACCTGTTTTCATTTGGACATTTCCTTATGCACCGATGAAAATGAGTTTAACTCATTTGAGTAA
- a CDS encoding response regulator transcription factor — MNERILIIEDDPDIRELLAYSLSKDGYQTHAAGTAEDGFTILRKESIHLVLLDLMLPVMDGYGFLKRIKNSAEYKNIPVIIVSARGDETDIVKGLELGAEDYVSKPFSLRVLTARILAVLRRTATNTKKTEPDSFTVDNLSFNLLRHEVWLDDSIIDLTITEFSILKYLASSPGRVFTRAQIIASIHGEDSPITDRSIDVQILSIRKKLGSKNQKIETVRGVGYRYADSEER, encoded by the coding sequence ATGAACGAAAGGATATTGATCATAGAAGATGATCCGGATATACGGGAACTTTTAGCATATTCATTATCAAAAGACGGATATCAAACTCATGCTGCGGGAACCGCAGAAGACGGATTTACAATTTTAAGAAAAGAAAGTATTCACCTTGTGCTTTTAGACTTAATGCTTCCCGTAATGGACGGATACGGATTTTTAAAACGAATAAAAAACAGCGCAGAGTATAAAAACATTCCGGTCATTATTGTCAGTGCGCGCGGAGATGAAACCGATATTGTGAAAGGATTGGAATTAGGCGCCGAAGATTATGTTTCAAAACCTTTCAGCCTGCGCGTTTTAACCGCACGAATCCTTGCGGTGCTTCGAAGGACGGCAACTAATACAAAAAAAACAGAACCCGATTCTTTCACCGTTGACAACCTCAGTTTTAATTTATTACGGCATGAGGTTTGGCTTGATGACAGCATAATTGATTTAACCATTACCGAGTTTTCTATTTTAAAATATCTTGCATCGTCTCCCGGACGTGTTTTTACTCGCGCTCAAATTATTGCAAGCATACACGGAGAAGACAGCCCCATAACGGATAGGTCTATTGATGTGCAAATATTGTCAATACGAAAAAAGCTCGGATCTAAAAATCAAAAAATAGAAACCGTTCGAGGTGTCGGGTATCGATATGCCGATTCAGAGGAGCGATAA
- the phoU gene encoding phosphate signaling complex protein PhoU, translating into MTANIYKQEYTAILHEIERMGITVIENLENALQAFQTLDTKLADSVIAKDDEIDKLQIEINDTTIKFMATRQPVAQNLRELVSIFKICTSLERIGDYTVHIAKEAKRLAENNCPHSLVELEAIILDGIQMLKDALNAFLKDDVEAAYKIAKRDDEIDRRYKLFLKNIILLMTTDSARSDMYSRLLSTSNSVERLCDHIVDICEAIVYICEGIYVDLN; encoded by the coding sequence ATGACGGCAAATATTTATAAACAGGAATATACGGCAATTTTACACGAGATAGAGCGAATGGGCATAACGGTAATTGAAAACCTTGAAAACGCATTGCAGGCTTTTCAAACATTGGACACAAAGCTGGCAGACTCTGTTATTGCAAAAGACGATGAAATAGACAAACTGCAAATTGAAATAAATGATACTACCATAAAGTTTATGGCAACACGGCAACCTGTTGCACAAAATCTACGGGAGCTTGTTTCCATATTTAAAATATGCACAAGTTTAGAGCGCATCGGTGATTACACTGTTCATATTGCAAAAGAAGCAAAAAGACTTGCGGAAAACAACTGTCCGCATTCCTTGGTTGAACTGGAAGCTATTATCCTTGACGGCATTCAAATGCTTAAAGACGCTTTAAATGCGTTTTTAAAAGATGATGTTGAAGCAGCTTACAAAATTGCAAAAAGAGATGATGAGATTGACAGGCGCTATAAACTTTTTTTAAAAAACATTATACTGCTCATGACCACCGACTCTGCACGATCGGATATGTACAGCAGACTTCTTTCCACATCAAATTCCGTAGAACGTTTGTGTGATCATATTGTTGATATTTGTGAAGCAATCGTATATATCTGTGAGGGAATTTATGTTGACTTAAACTAA
- the pstB gene encoding phosphate ABC transporter ATP-binding protein PstB — protein MNIQTSKIYSQNLNLWYGDTHALKNITIEIKPNTITALIGPSGCGKSSFLRTLNRMNDLVDGVKIEGNIFYNGEDIYSGNIETITLRKNVGMVFQKPNPFPMSIYDNIAYGPRIHGIKKKKDLDVLVEESLKKAALFDEVKDRLKSPATALSGGQQQRLCIARVLAVNPDVILMDEPTSALDPLSTAKIEELIQELKKRLTIVIVTHNMAQAGRASDMTGFFLLGELIEYSPTKELFIQPKNKKTEKYISGQFG, from the coding sequence ATGAACATACAAACTAGTAAAATTTATTCGCAGAATTTAAATCTTTGGTATGGGGACACCCATGCCTTAAAAAATATCACAATCGAAATAAAACCGAATACCATTACGGCACTTATCGGGCCATCGGGTTGTGGCAAGTCAAGTTTTTTGCGGACATTAAACCGAATGAACGATCTTGTTGACGGGGTTAAAATCGAAGGGAATATCTTTTACAACGGAGAAGATATTTATTCGGGAAATATAGAAACAATTACCTTAAGAAAAAATGTCGGGATGGTATTTCAAAAACCGAATCCTTTTCCGATGAGCATATACGATAATATTGCATACGGCCCGAGAATACACGGCATTAAAAAGAAAAAAGACCTTGATGTATTAGTTGAAGAAAGCTTGAAAAAAGCAGCTCTTTTTGATGAGGTGAAAGATCGCTTAAAAAGTCCGGCAACCGCGCTTTCCGGCGGACAGCAGCAGCGGCTTTGCATTGCGCGCGTACTGGCGGTTAATCCCGATGTTATTTTAATGGATGAGCCTACCAGCGCCCTTGATCCGCTTTCAACTGCAAAAATTGAAGAGCTAATTCAGGAATTAAAAAAACGATTGACTATTGTTATCGTTACGCATAACATGGCACAGGCGGGACGGGCATCGGATATGACCGGATTTTTTCTGCTTGGAGAATTGATAGAATACAGTCCGACAAAAGAACTTTTTATACAACCGAAAAATAAAAAAACCGAAAAATATATTTCGGGACAATTCGGATAA
- the pstA gene encoding phosphate ABC transporter permease PstA, which translates to MSIPERIPDEKKIAQRNLQHEKLAFGAIHFFAYLTIFILGLILFFILLKGFRYSDIERSKYLRKSEAAPDGFVIIVNKAQRINELNWEQLNGLYEDFYIDWEKLDGSIHDVIPVLPLLDKTDLQKLYLFLFDQKNDEAIGVLTQIAENEEAAFKRTADTVGAVSVIRKQSFDDFRIRFPELSEKIKTLNLRRYSLTVKDSGYSKNQSLVTEYEVEKEKDLLSDSRFEVMQTVKAIKNGKTLIYFTQIKSGLNLTFEYLIQPTRSSGKSGGISGIIVNTFFVLALTLFISLPLGVGAAVYLTQFARKKKLISVIRFGIETLAGIPSIIFGLFGSVLFVNFLGLGFGLLSGALTLSLMILPTIIRTSEEAILAVPHSLIESSVGLGATRIETIRFIILPAAVPGIITGMVLGMGRAMGETAALLFTMGSDYKLVTSLFSSARSLSTHIYLLFAEGIDINKSFASATVLILFILIFNFVSKKLIAKMRPAVYG; encoded by the coding sequence ATGAGCATACCTGAAAGAATCCCCGATGAGAAAAAAATAGCACAACGAAATTTGCAGCATGAAAAACTTGCCTTTGGGGCTATTCATTTTTTTGCCTATTTAACTATTTTTATTTTAGGCTTGATCCTCTTTTTTATTTTGTTAAAAGGTTTTCGGTATTCCGATATTGAACGCTCAAAATATTTACGCAAAAGCGAAGCCGCTCCAGACGGTTTTGTAATTATCGTAAATAAAGCGCAGCGCATAAACGAATTGAATTGGGAACAGTTAAACGGATTATACGAAGACTTTTATATTGACTGGGAAAAGCTTGACGGATCTATTCATGACGTGATTCCTGTCCTGCCTCTTTTGGATAAAACCGATTTGCAAAAACTATACCTGTTTCTTTTTGATCAGAAGAATGATGAGGCAATCGGCGTGCTTACACAGATTGCGGAAAATGAAGAGGCAGCCTTTAAACGTACTGCCGATACCGTCGGCGCCGTATCCGTTATCAGAAAACAAAGCTTTGATGATTTTCGCATCCGCTTTCCGGAACTCAGCGAAAAAATTAAAACGCTTAATTTACGCCGATACTCGCTTACTGTAAAAGATTCCGGGTACTCGAAAAACCAATCTCTTGTAACCGAGTATGAAGTTGAAAAAGAAAAAGATTTGCTAAGCGATTCCCGCTTTGAAGTTATGCAAACAGTAAAAGCAATCAAAAACGGAAAAACGCTTATTTATTTTACACAGATAAAAAGCGGATTAAATTTAACTTTTGAGTACCTTATACAACCTACCCGCTCATCCGGAAAAAGCGGCGGTATTTCAGGTATTATTGTAAATACATTTTTTGTATTAGCGTTAACGCTTTTTATTTCTTTACCGCTTGGAGTCGGAGCAGCTGTTTATTTAACACAGTTTGCCCGCAAAAAAAAGTTGATTTCAGTTATCCGATTTGGAATAGAAACCCTTGCGGGAATCCCTTCAATCATTTTCGGTTTGTTCGGTTCGGTTTTATTTGTCAATTTTTTAGGTTTAGGCTTCGGACTCTTATCGGGAGCGTTGACCTTAAGCTTGATGATACTGCCGACCATTATCAGAACTTCGGAAGAAGCTATTCTTGCGGTACCGCATAGTTTAATTGAATCCTCTGTTGGACTGGGGGCAACAAGAATCGAAACAATACGATTTATTATTTTACCCGCAGCGGTTCCCGGAATTATCACCGGTATGGTTTTAGGAATGGGACGCGCAATGGGCGAAACAGCCGCCCTGCTTTTTACCATGGGCTCGGATTATAAACTGGTAACAAGTTTATTTTCATCGGCACGAAGTCTTTCAACGCATATTTACTTATTATTTGCCGAAGGAATAGACATTAATAAATCATTTGCCTCGGCAACGGTGTTGATACTGTTTATTTTAATTTTTAACTTTGTTTCAAAAAAACTTATTGCTAAAATGAGACCGGCCGTTTATGGATAA